The genomic region CACGATCGAGGACGGTCGATGTTCGAATCACGAGTGCTGCCCGCCGTGTAGCTACTAGCTAGCTGGCTGCCACGGGCGGGTTGCGCGCGGCGAGGTTGGCGATGGTGGGGCGGCGGCGCATCACGGGCGGCGGCCTGGTCGACGCCGCGGCCTCAGCTGCCGCCTGCGAGGAGGAGGACGCCGACGGAGAGCGAAGGAGGCGGTggcgccgcgccgccgcgtgGAGCGCCTCGTCCATGTCCTTCTGCTCGTCCCTGCAGTCCTCGCTGCAGAACGCCGCGTCCCCCCTGCGTCGCGCGCGGGCGAGTCGGTTAGCAGTTTAGAGCACACGCGGACCGGGCGCGCCATAATTAACCAAGGCACTGGCACACACCGCACGCCATGGCCCATGGCTCCATGCTCTCCGATCCGCTCCGTGGACCATGGGGTGCATGTGTGATGCATGCAGGAAGGAGGAGCTAGCTGAGAGGAAGACGACCGATGGCGCGCACGTACTTGTACATGAAGACATCGCGGTCGCGGGCGATGCTCTCCTTGCAGAGGTAGCAGGACTCGAGGTAGTGGAGGCGATGACGCGCCACGGCGCCGCTCGGCCTCATCGCCACCCGGTAGAACCTCGTCCCCACCTTCACGTacccctcctcctcctcgtcgttCTCCATCACCTCCGATCCGCCCCCGTGAGCTTGGTCTCTTggatgccccccccccccccccccccccccctctccctaGCTAGCTAGCAAGGCAGCTATAGCATATGGTAGTCCCTTCCCTAGCTACTCGCCATTGCTTGCACTTCCTAAAATACTTAAAGAAGAACCTGCTTCGTCCTACGCTGCCCTCTGGCTCTCCATCATCATGCCTTGCTTGCAGTTGCCTGGCTCGATCTCTTATTACAGAAGAGAAGacaagaaaagagaagagaaaggagaagaaaagctgCTGACGGACGCTGCCTCTAGCCTACGGGGTATGGCGCGGCATGGCGGCTGCCCAACGAGGCGTGTTCTTCTTACtctctacctcttcttctcgttgcTTCGATCCGTAGACAGATCTGGAGCTATCCCAGGACACTTATTATATGCTGTGTGCGCGCGCGGCTTGTCTGCACGCGCGCTGCCTGCCTGCCATGCATGCGTGGGCTTGGGGTCCGGATCAGGTGTGTGTCGTTGCAACTGATGATGGCAGCAAAACCATGGGTGGTAGGACAGTAGAGGCCATGGAACCTGTTGGCGCAGCATGGCTGCCTGCCTGCGTAGGGGGGATTAATGTTGACTTGCTATATATGGTGGTGTTTTGTTAATGCCTCCGCTTTTTTTATGGTGAACcgtcgtttggttcacatatttaacGTAATGAGTAACTGATAATATTAaattatgtttgtttaagtctaacCGTAATCGATACCACACTACAAATGGCTACCGACTTATTTAAATTTGTTACCGTCGATATTTGAGTGTAAATCATTATCATTACCATTTACATtatatttcgtgaaccaaacggcaccgcACACATGTTTTGTTAGTGATGGGGTTTTTGACCTAAGATCATAAAAAACTTGTTCCTCGTTGCTCACCATCGAAACAACACCCATTATTTGTCAATTCATGGAGAGACGATACTGCAAAGTTGTTGAAATCACACATGAACGCCGGTAAAAACATGAAAGGCCAATAAAACTTCAGACCCGCGTGACCGAATCCGAATACTAGCTTATAACGTCTGCCTAGCTTATAACGTATATGAATTAGGACAGGTATTTTTCGCGCTAATATAGACCTCTACTTTTTATCGGGCCCGTTGCGAAAGCTCTCCTTTGCTGCTTCGAGCAGCATATAGCATCATTTGATCCATTCGGGTGGGTCGTCGACAATCAATTGTAGATGTCATTGAAGAGGATGATCTTACGGTTGCTCATGGACCTGTGATCCTTCAAATGCTTTGTGGTATGACGACAAGGAGGTTCAGTGGTGGAGTTGTACATAGACACTATTTAGCCCTAAAAGATCGGTCCATTTTTGTTGTTGACCTCAAAGGGAACATTATTATAGTAGCCACACGTACAACTATAAAGTTATGAACTCAAAAAACTAATCTCAACTTAAAAATTGGGCCCAACTCAAAAAAGtatgggtgtgtttggtttggcttttggctttggcttttgccccctaaaagccaaaagccaaccaaagggctggatccagaaagcagctttttctaaaagccgactttctcgtagtgcaaaactgaaagcacccctagacctgcttttagtggcttttggatggaactgtgaaaacatatatcgaagaacttttaacgacttttagtggtttccaccaaacgatttttagctttttaacagcacacagcctacagcagctttttccacagctcacagcccacagcaactttttccacagccacagcccaaccaaacagaccctatatATACTTATAAGTCCTTTGTCCTCCGTCTTAGTCTAGTCCCGTTGTCGTTGGAACCTCGATGCACTAAGTATGTAGACTGTGTAAGAaaaatggaccccgagccatttggctaattgagttttggtgtttgatgatcaacacaattcgtgaactaataagttttctagtgtttgtgtttgtagttcacatgatgcaagatctacttggactaaggaattggggaaagcaacacctcaaaagaagatattaaaaagatccaagaaaagtccaagtgtgctgcctgtggactgtctgtgcgtggagcaccagactgtccggtgcaccagggaactgcaGCCCGAcggctagttctaggtggcacccggagagaagaccaccggactgtcccgtgtgagcaccggactgtacggtgtgaaaatcctgcggcgccaacggtcacctgctctgacagggcaatGGCTAGGCGCACTAGACAGGCTAcaatgcgctgtccggtgcaccaccggactgtccggtgtgtcgcaGAGAAcaacagcttttctccaacggctattttggagttggggcctatatatacttcacccaaccgaccatttgaaggggtgggagccaaagcaacataccaaggcatatagtgcacatttccaagagctcaaacacccaagtgcttaatagaatcactcggtgattagcgtaggtgctttgcgaagtgcttaggttagttagaccgctttagcgcttgctctagatgaaccctagttagttgagtgagttttgtaaaaccacacaacccctcggctcttgcgtgagccgttgtaattgtaccgagtggggcaagagtcttgcgagaccatgacaaccacttttgtgtcacggccgccaccgtgtaccggagagaACGAAGCCCGCGGtattttcggccggaagctcgatagtggagacagcggggagcgtccgagaggagccgaaagtagagcaccacttgcgtgtggagaaggcccgcggctctctacggagttactcgaccgaggtgcttggccctcgcgtgggcttccctttgcatagggacaccaacgaggattagtcggaaccttgtgcggttccggatacctcggtaaaaataccggcttcatccacgagagtttgcattatctaccttgctctttaagcttccacatttatattaagcatttaagtttcaatcttgtattcatacttatatagtgtacaTTGAaatttagccattgcggtagagataacaacacttagacaaaacctagtttgcactttctagtttgattatttgcataggttttgctctagggatttatttgtggcctagtttagtaaaagttttagaagtcctaattcaccccccccctcttaggcgtcacccgttccctacaagtggtatcagagcctggtttggctaatttgaaacgctttagcttcaccgctaaaaagagTCGACaccttttagaggaagggatggatacccataggccaccacacttcgacgcacTAACTtaacatattatagtgctagaatggcttgttacctagaggccgttgatttaggtgtttggagagtcactcatgacgggatgaaaccactcaagaatcccgagaaacccaccacgagtgaggaaaaagaaatttatttaaatgctagagccaaaaattgcttgtaagaatctcttagcatggatatttttaatcaagtatttaccttgaaaactgctaatgagatttggctaaaattgcatgagcttcatgacggcacatcaaatgtctgtgagcaaaaacattgcctacaaatgtccgtgagcaaaaacattgcctagttttaaatgagtataattcatttgctatgaaagatgatgagcttgttagagacatgtattctcgtttaaatctaatcatcaatgagctcaactctattgccataaataagctaggtgatgcgaacattgtaaggaagattatctcccttctaccacaacgaagatatgggagcatcatcaccatccttcacaacatggaggacttgagcaacatgaccccgaccattgtaatTAGGCAaaccgcggcttttgagatgtcgcgaaaaatgtgtcggggagaggagccaacttcctcaaggccatatgcttttgcatgtgatgataggaagggcaaaaagaaggcttccacttcaagttcctcaagtgaagaagaggaggaagaagaaagtgatgatgatgaagataatcaaccatgcacatcatcctccgaggatgaagaaacaatccgacgcgtcagaaaggtaatggggatgatccacaagattaatctaatgggtgtgcccctgtaggtcgaagatcttctctttaacattgacaggaaaaagtaaaggaagagaggatgcttcgcatgtggggagaagggccacttcagggacaactgtccaaatatggccgaacccaaaaagaagaggagcaaaggcaaggcgctaacaagtgttagaacttgggatgattcttcaagtgaagatgaacctccaaggacgcgcagccaccgatcctcatcacgctcatcacggtcatcacacaaatgccttaaggCAAGagataacaaaagcattccatcctctagtgatgaaagtagtagtgatgatgaaggtgagggaaagccctctgtagatgagcttgcggaagccatagaatttttctaggatgtttgcactaagaaaaaagctcaacttaaaactttgaaaaataagttgattagctcccaaaatgattataaaggtttgctagaaaaatttgaaacttttgcaaacttaaatagtaagttatcaactaaaattgagctattagaatccagtgctccatccactgctaccgatgatggtctcattaaaaagaatgaaaaacttaaggctaagttagctagctcccaagaagctattgaaaatttgctagagaaaatggaaattcttagcatacacaataattagctaactactaagctagaaaacattggtagcatcccagcagcatctttagttgaaatacctgaaattattaagaaagatgcttctacttcttgctttgatttaattgatgattctaacccctgcaaccaagttcttgttgagaatattgttgtagaaacatgttcgaatgagattgcaaaggaaaatgaacagttaaagcaagaagtggctcgccttggcaaggctttgtatgacaagaaaggcaaagccaaacaaatccgacctccacaggataacaccactgcgggagtgaacaagcctatcgagggagaaactgtgatttgtaggctatgccatatGGAAGGCCATAAgtttttccaatgcaaggcgatgactggggataaacaaaggcaaaagctcaagcaaaagccatcaagcaaaatctccaacacctacatcaaaaaggtggacaaaaaggctgctacaccatatttgatcaagaagaaaaagaatgggaaggtgatagcaatcaaggctaaCAAACAAGCCAACAAAGCAAAGGGGGCCAAACACATCTGGgtaccaaaggaaataatttcaaccatgaaaagcaccaagaaggtttggatcccaaaagggaagtgagtgaaccgaaggtcatcgggaaatttggagacttggcaaagttgggatgtatatcatgggatacatcttattggatcaagtttattgccaagtaagTTAGTCAAcaatttggacccaaatttccccacccatgacataggtaactagatttattgtatttcttatttttagatatgcgtatctatttatcttatatctagtttacctttcgtgcctagtattacatttggtatttacttttgtttaaaattatgcatactaggtaaatcacatggtaggattgcttgctttcaattcatatacttaagcaaacctacatggcttaaaatgtttatttaagcacggcacatagcttcaatATCACTCCATAATAAATGATACATCTTTTGATAACTGTGAATTCTTCAAGTGGTAAAACACACATATTCTAccagttgtatcatttaacttatatgtgccaatgttcagattatagataatttccccctcttgatatcaaatcaaagtgcatgtctcctacaagtattcaaaacttgtatgcacaccttcagggggaggttactctataatctaaaactttgagactaacaccttttcaagtctacttcatgtggtagtctcattgtaaggaaaatgaggtccccggataaagacaacaatcttccactgcaaaaatcTTCAAGAACtcccatgtctctcaagctcgtaattgaatttcaatcggtatTTTTTGAGACATCATCTAGTATCAttcacatgtcttctccaatatttgattaggctatatttcatatcatatacttccatgttgctaaaaatgcataagtggttaactcatattccgttacctatgcataagggaagttagtttatttaaatcatgtcttgcacctctaattttcacatgctttttcctaaaaggagaagatctctgtcagggggagtatttcttcgcctctaaaaaggggagaaattttctctctaaaagagaacactcttttagggggagtaatcttttgaggactagcttttatttacttcctacatgcttttattgtcttccttttcggtggttgatgccaaagggggagaagtttagggaccaaagcaatgaaaactatatcaaacaccaaacaccaccaatttaaaaatttTAAATCTTCAAAtggttttcaagtggttttggttatttggtccaaaaataagaagtaagtgaattatggagttagggggaggcttaagtccataatatcacattgtgggggacAAACAAGCATCCTAGCAAATAGATTGCATATTtttattcaaatacttgtattatttacttgttttggttgtgttgtcatcaatcaccaaaagggggagattgtaaggaaaatggaccccgggccatttggctaattgggttttggtgtttgatgatcaacacaatccgtgaactaataagttttctagtgtttgtgtttgtagttcacaggatgcaagatctacttggactaaggaattggggaaagcaacacctcaaaagaagacattaaaaagatccaagaaaagtccaagtgtgctgcctgcgaactgtctgtgcgtggagcaccggactgtccggtggcacaccggactgtccgatgcccacacgccggactgtccggtgcaccagggaactgtaGCCCgatggctagttccaggtggcacccagagagaagaccaccggactgtccggtgtgaaaagcCTGCGGCTCCAACGATCACCTGCTCTGATAGGGCAACagctaggcgcaccggataggctacagtgcgctgtccggtgcaccacgggactgtccggtgtgccgcagagaacagcagcttttctccaacggctattttggagttggggcctatatatacttcacccaactggCCATTTGAAGGggtgggagccaaagcaacataccaaggcatatagtgcacatttccaagagctcaaacacccaagtgcttaatagaatcactcggtgattagcgtaggtgctttgcgaagtgattaggttagttagaccgctttagcgcttgctctagatgaaccctagttagttgagtgagttttgtaaaaccacacaacccctcggctcttgcgtgagccgttgtaattgtaccgagtggggcaagagtcttgcgagaccgtgacaaccacttttgtgtcacggccgccaccgtgtaccggagggaacgaagcCCGTGGCATTTTcggccgaaagctcgatagtggagactgcGGGGAGCATCCaagaggagccgaaagcggagcaccacttgcgtgtggagaaggcccgcgactctctacggagttactcgaccgaggtgcttggccctcgcgtgggcttccctttgcataggggcaccaacgaggactaGTCGGAACCTtgtgcggttccggatacctcggtaaaaataccggcttcatgcacgagagtttgcattatctaccttgctctttaagcttccgcatttatattaagcatttaagtttcaatcttgtattcatacttatatagtgtagattgaaacttagccattgcggtagagatagcaacacttagacaaaacctagtttgcactttctagtttgattatttgcataggttttgctctagggatttatttgtggcctagtttagtaaaagttttagaagtcctaattcaccccccccctcttaggcgtcacccgttccctacaagtggtatcagagcctggtttggctcatttgaaacactttagcttcaccgctaaaaagagTCGACaccttttagaggaagggatggatacccataggccaccacacttcgacggcactaacttcacatattatagtgctagaatggcttgttacctagaggtcgttgatttaggtgtttggagagtcactcatgacgggatgaaaccactcaagaatcccgagaaacccaccacgagtgaggaaaaagaaattcatttaaatgctagagccaaaaattgcttgtatgaatctcttagcatggatatttttaatcaagtatttaccttgaaaactgctaatgagatttggctaaaattgcatgagctccatgacggcacatcaaatgtccgtgagcaaaaacattgcctagtcttaaatgagtataattcatttgctatgaaagatgatgagcttgttagagacatgtattctcgtttaaatctaatcatcaatgagctcaactctattgccaTAAATAagataggtgatgcggacattgtaaggaagattatctcccttctaccacaacgaagatatgggagcatcatcaccatccttcacaacatggaggacttgagcaacatgaccccgaccattgtaattaggaaaatcgcggcttttgagatgtcgcgaaaaatgtgtcggggagaggagccaacttcctcaaggccatatgcttttgcatgtgatgaaaggaagggcaaaaggaAGGCTTCCAtttcaagttcctcaagtgaagaaaaagaggaggaagaagaaagtgatgatgatgaagataatcaaccatgcacatcatcctccgaggatgaagaaacaatccgacgcgtcggaaaggtaatggggatgatccacaagattaatctaatgggtgtgcccctgtaggtcgaagatcttctctttaacattgacaggaaaaagtaaaggaagagaggatgcttcgcatgtggggagaagggccacttcagggacaactgtccaaatatggccgaacccaaaaagaagaggagcaaaggcaaggcgctaacaagtattagaacttgggatgattcttcaagtgaagatgaacctacaaggacgcgcagccaccgatcctcatcacgctcatcacggtcatcacacaaatgccttatggcaagagataacaaaagcattccatcctctagtgatgaaagtagtagtgatgatgaaggtgagggaaagccctctgtagatgagcttgcggaagccgtagaatttttccaggatgtttgcactaagaaaaaagctcaacttaaaactttgaaaaataagttgattagctcccaaaatgattataaaggtttgctagaaaaatttgaaacttttgcaaacttaaatagtaagttgttaactaaaattgagctattagaatccagtgctccatccactgctaccgatgatggtctcattaaaaagaatgaaaaacttaaggctaagttagctagctcccaagaagctattgaaaatttgctagagaaaatggaaattcttagcatacacaataatgagctaactactaagctagaaaacattggtagcatcccagcagcatctttagttgaaatacctgaaattattaagaaagatgcttctacttcttgctttgatttaattgatgattctaacccttgcaaccaagttcttgttgagaatattgttgtagaaacatgttcgaatgAGATTGCAAAGGAAAataaacaattaaagcaagaagtggctcgccttggcaaggctttgtatgacaagaaaggcaaagccaaacaaatccgacctccacaggataacaccactgcgggagtgaacaagcctatcgagggagaaactgtgatttgtaggttatgccatatggaaggccataagtctttccaatgcaaggcgatgatcggggataaacaaaggcaaaagctcaagcaaaagccatcaagcaaaatctccaacacctacatcaaaaaggtggacaaaaaggctgctacaccatatttgatcaagaagaaaaagaatgggaaggtgatagcaatcaaggctaaCAAACAAGCCAACAAagcaaagggggccaaacgcatctgggtaccaaaggaaataatttcaaccatgaaaagcaccaagaaggtttggatcccaaaagggaagtgagtgaaccgaaggtcatcgggaaatttggagacttggcaaagttgggatgtatatcatgggatacatcatattggatcaagtttattgccaagtaagTTAGTCAAcaatttggacccaaatttccccacccatgacataggtaactagatttattgcatttcttatttttagatatgtgtatctatttatcttatatctagtttacctttgatgcctagtattacatttggtatttacttttgtttaaaattatgcatactaggtaaatcatatggtaggattgcttgctttcaattcatatacttaagcaaacctacatggcttaaaatgtttatttaagcatggcacatagcttCAATATCACTCCATAATAAATGATACATCTTTTGATAACTGTGAATTCTTCAAGTGGTAAAACACACAtattctacaagttgtatcatttaacttatatgtgccaaatttTAGATTATAGATAATTTCCCCCTCTtgctatcaaatcaaagtgcatgtctcctacaagtattcaaaacttgtatgcacaccttcagggggaggttactctataatctaatactttgagactaacaccttttcaagtctacttcatgtgatagtctcattgtaaggaaaatgaggtccccggataaagacaacaatcttccacttcaAAATcttcaagaactctcatgtctctcaagctcgtaattgaatttcaatcggtatcttttgagacatCATCTAGTATCAttcacatgtcttctccaatatttgattagactatatttcatatcatatacttccatgctgctaaaaatgcataaggggTTAACTCATATtccgttacctatgcataagggaagttagtttatttaaatcatgtcttgcacctctaattttcacatgcgttTTCCtaaaagtagaagatctctgtcagggggagtatttcttcgcctctaaaaaggggagaaattttcttttagggggagtaatcttttgaggactagcttttatttacttcctacatgcttttattgtcttccttttcggtggttgatgccaaagggggagaagtttagggaccaaagcaatgaaaactatatcaaacaccaaacaccaccaatttaaaatttttaaatcttcaaatggtttttcaagtggttttggttatttggtcctaaaATGAGGCCCGCGGcattttcggccggaagctcaatagtggagacggcggggagcttctgagaggagccggaagaggagcaccacttgcgtgtggagaaggcccgtggctctctacggagttactcgaccgaggtgcttggccctcgcgtgggcttccctttgcataggggcaccaacgaggattagtcgggaccttatgcggttccggatacctcggtaaaaataccagcgtcatccacgagagtttgcattctctaccttgctctttaagcttccgcatttatattaagcatttaagtttcaatcttgtattcatacgtatatagtgtagattgaaacttagccattgcggtagagatagcaacacttagacaaaacctagtttgcactctctagtttgattatttgcataggttttgctctagggatttatttgtggcctagtttagtaaaaattttag from Zea mays cultivar B73 chromosome 6, Zm-B73-REFERENCE-NAM-5.0, whole genome shotgun sequence harbors:
- the LOC100275040 gene encoding uncharacterized protein LOC100275040; this translates as MENDEEEEGYVKVGTRFYRVAMRPSGAVARHRLHYLESCYLCKESIARDRDVFMYKGDAAFCSEDCRDEQKDMDEALHAAARRHRLLRSPSASSSSQAAAEAAASTRPPPVMRRRPTIANLAARNPPVAAS